ggcgggtgaggatgtcggactgaggagactggaCGCGTGAGCGAGtctgactgaggagactgggcgggtgaggatgtctgactgaggagactgggcgggtgaggatgtcggactgaggagactgggcgggtgagggtatcggactgaggagactgggcgggtgaggatgtcggactgaggagactggaCCCGTGAGCGTGtctgactgaggagactgggcgggtgagggtatcggactgaggagactgggcgggtgagggtatcggactgaggagactgggcgggtgtGGGTGTCTGACTGAGGAGACTGTGCGGGTGAGGATGtctgactgaggagactgggcgggtgagggtgtgggactgaggagactgggcgggtgagggtgTGGGACTGAGGAGACTGGACGCGGGAGCGTGTCTGACTGAGGAGACTGGACGGGTGAGGGTATCGGACTaaggagactgggcgggtgagaGTGtctgactgaggagactgggcgggtgagggtatGGGACTAAGGAGATTGGGCGGGTGAGGGTGtgggactgaggagactgggcgggtgagggtatCGGACTGAGGAGACGGGTCGGTTGAGGGTATcagactgaggagactgggcgggtgagggcGTCTGGCTtaggagactgggcgggtgagggtattggactgaggagactgggcgggtgagggtatCGGACTGAGGAtactgggcgggtgagggtatcggactgaggagactggaCGCGTGAGCGTGTttgactgaggagactgggcgggtgagggtgtctgactgaggagactgggcgggtgagggtatgggactgaggagactgggcgggtgagggtatCGGACTaaggagactgggcgggtgagggtgTCTGACTGAagagactgggcgggtgaggaTGTCGGACCGAGGAGACTGGACGCGTGAGCGTGTttgactgaggagactgggcgggtgagggtgTCTCACTGAGGAGACTGGCCGGGTGAGGGTATTGGACTGAGGAGACTAGGCGGGTGAGGGTatcggactgaggagactgggcgggtgagggtatcggactgaggagactgggcgggtgagggtatcggactgaggagactgggcgggtgtCGGTGtctgactgaggagactgggcgggtgaggatgtctgactgaggagactgggcgggtgaggaTGTCGGACTGAGGAGACGGGACGCGGGAGCGTGtctgactgaggagactgggcgggtgagggtatGGGACTAAGGAGTCTGGGCGGGTGAGGGTGtctgactgaggagactgggcgggtgagggtatcggactgaggagactgggcgggtgagaGTGtctgactgaggagactgggcgggtgagggtatcggactgaggagactgggcgggtgatGGTGTCTGGCTGAGGAGATTGGACGTGTGAGGGTATGGGACTGAGAAGACTGGGCGGGTGAGGATGtcggactgaggagactgggcgggtgagggtatcggactgaggagactgggcgggtgagggtatcggactgaggagactgggcgggtgaggatgtcggactgaggagactggaCGCGTGAGCGTGtctgactgaggagactgggcgggtgtGGGTGTCTGAGGAGACTGTGCGGGTGAGGATGtctgactgaggagactgggcgggtgaggatgtcggactgaggagactggaCGCGGGAGCGTGtctgactgaggagactgggcgggtgagggtatcggactgaggagactgggcgggtgagggtatcggactgaggagactggaCGAGTGAGGGTGTCTGACTGAGGAGACTGGACGCCTGAGGGTATGGGACTGAGAAGACTGGGCGAGTGAGGGTGTCGGAttgaggagactgggcgggtgagggtgTCCGACTGAGtagactgggcgggtgagggtgtgggactgaggagactgggcgggtgcGGGTGtgggactgaggagactgggcgggtgagggtatCGGACTGAGGAGACGGGGCGGGTGAGGGTGtcggactgaggagactgggcgggtgcGGGTGtgggactgaggagactgggcgggtgagggtatCGGACTGAGGAGACGGGGCGGGTGAGGGTAtgggactgaggagactgggcgggtgagggtatcggactgaggagactgggcgggtgagggtatcggactgaggagactgggcgggtgagggtatcggactgaggagactgggcgggtgaggatgtcggactgaggagactggaCGCGTGAGCGAGTCTGACTGAGGAGACTGTGCGGGTGAGGATGtctgactgaggagactgggcgggtgaggatgtcggactgaggagactggaCCCGTGAGCGTGtctgactgaggagactgggcgggtgagggtatgggactgaggagactgggcgggtgagggtgTCTGACTGAGtagactgggcgggtgagggtgtgggactgaggagactgggcgggtgagggtatGGGACTGAGGAGACTGGACGCGGGAGCGTGTCTGACTGAGGAGACTGGACGGGTGAGGGTATCGGACTaaggagactgggcgggtgagaGTGtctgactgaggagactgggcgggtgagggtatcggactgaggagactgggcagGTGAGGGTGtctgactgaggagactgggcggtTGAGGGTGtgggactgaggagactgggcgggtgagggtatgggactgaggagactgggcgggtgagggtatCGGACTGAGGAGACGGGTCGGTTGAGGGTATcagactgaggagactgggcgggtgagggcTTCTGgctgaggagactgggcgggtgagggtattggactgaggagactgggcgggtgagggtatCGGACTGAGGAtactgggcgggtgagggtatCGGACTGAGGAGACTTGGCGGGTGAGGATGtcggactgaggagactggaCGCGGGAGCGTGTttgactgaggagactgggcgggtgagggtgtctgactgaggagactgggcggtTGAGGGTGtgggactgaggagactgggcgggtgagggtatgggactgaggagactgggcgggtgagggtattggactgaggagactgggcgggtgagtgtatcggactgaggagactgggcgggtgagggtatcggactgaggagactgggcgggtgagggtgtctgactgaggagactgggcgggtaAGTGTATCGGACTGAGGAGACTGAGCAGGTGAGGGTGtcggactgaggagactggaCAGGTGAGGTTGActgactgaggagactgggcgggtgagggtatcggactgaggagactgggcgggttAGGACGtcggactgaggagactggaCGCGGGAGCGTGTCTGACTGcggagactgggcgggtgagggtatCGGACTGAGGAGTCGGGTCGGTTGAGGGTATcagactgaggagactgggcgggtgagggcGTCTGgctgaggagactgggcgggtgagggtatgggactgaggagactgggcgggtgagggtatcggactgaggagactggaCGCATGAGGGTatcggactgaggagactggaCGCATGAGGTTGtctgactgaggagactgggcgggtgtGGGTatcggactgaggagactggaCGCGTGAGCGTGtctgactgaggagactgggcgggtgaggatgtcggactgaggagactggaCGCGTGACCGTGtctgactgaggagactgggcgggtgagggtatggtactgaggagactgggcgggtgagggtgTCTGACTCAGGAGACTGGGCGGGTAAGGGTatcggactgaggagactgggcgggtaAGGGTatcggactgaggagactgggcgaGTGAGGGTATTGGACTAGAGGGTGGGCTTCAGACCAGCAGAGGGAGATTTCCCAGGCCCTAGCAGGAGTAAAGGCAAAGACCCTGAAAGAACGGGAATAAAGGGAGTCCCCCTCTTCCGCCCGGTTTTCAGAACGGAGGGGCTTTGCAGAGTCCAGCCCTTGCGGTCAACCTTGGGAAGGCCCCAGATGGGGGCGGAAGGACCTGAGGCACACGGACTTTCTCCTGCAGTGTTTCAGGGAAGTGTTGGGGTGAGGGCGGGTAGCATCACTCATATCAGTCGAGGTGGGAGCTTTGAGCCCTCTCTAGAATTAAGGTAAAGACCCGGTGTTAGGTGTGAGGGGACCACCCACCCCAGACTAGAGGGGCTCCCAGAGAGTTATTCCCCTGCTTTCAGCTCTGATAGAGCAAAGACAGGAATCGTGGGATGTAGCGACCTCTGAGTACCTTCTaaatgccccccccccccccccccccccccccgaggaGACTGAGCCAGTGAGGGTATTGGACCAGGATGCGGGCTTCAGACCAGCAGAGGGCGAGTTCCCAGGCTCTAATAGGAGTGAAGGGGAAGACCCTGAATGAGGTCTGAGCGGACCTCCGAAGCCCTGAGCACAGAGGGGTCTCACAGAGCCCTCCTCATACTCTCAGTCCTGAAAAGCTAAGGTGAATGAAGGTGGATTGATGCAAGGAACCCTGACTTCTGCCTCTGGTGTCTCAGGGAAGTGAATGCCTTGGAATGGGAGCAGAGTGATGTCCAGTCAGTAGCAGGATGATTCCCAGACCCTGTTAGGGGTTAAAGTGAGAATATTGAGTGAGGTCTCAGGGAACCACCCACCCCTAACAAAGGGAACTTCACAAAGCCCCACCCCTGCTGTCAGCCCAGAGAGGCTTTGGGCAAGGCCCTCCCTCACATTATACTTGTGAGGGGCTAGGTGGGAGGGTGATCAGGGAGATGAGGTCTTTAGTCTGAGAGGGGCAGTTTGGTGGCATTAGAGGGAAGAGACCCATAGTCTTCTAGAAGTCTGTGTGTGGACACTAAGTAAGGACTGAAAGGACTACCCACCCCGGAACAGTAGGGGGTCACAGAGCCCTATTCAGACCTTCACACCTGAGTGAACCTGGAGCAGATATATTAGGCTGTGGTCTGCCAAATATTCTCATTAGGGCTTTCAAGGATATGAAGGCTTTGCCCAGAGGAGATCACTCTAAGGTCAGCAGAGGGAGGAGTCCCAGGCCTTAGCAAAAGCAAAGGTGAAATCACTAAGTGAGGACTGAGAACACTAATTACCCCAGGATAGAGAGTCCCACAGAGCTTGGCCTGTGCTTTcatctgtctctgtgtctccaggCAGGTGTGGTCAGATGAGGTTTCCCTGAATTCACCTTCTGGGATCACAGAAGTGAGGGGTCAGCATCAAAGTAGTAGATCAGAGGGACCCCAGGTCATAACAGAAGTGAGATAATGATCCTTAATGTGAACTGAGAGAAAGACCTCCTGCCTCAGAACAGAGCCAGTTCTCTAAATCCCAGTAGGTCCCAGGCATATCTGGCAAGTAGTGACAACCTAAGTCATACCTTAGTTAATTCCACAGGGTTCCTAGGGAACAAGCAGATCAGGGAATAGGAGCATTATGGGATTCCTAGAGCAGTGACTTCAAGGAAAACTGCTGAGGCGGCCTTCAATAAAGTCacggaggtgtctcccagttgaAGTGACCCAACCATCTCATCCTCTTTCCTCTAGGTCACAGAGCTCACTTGTGTCTACTGTGTCTAAAGTCATCATGCCTCGGGGTCAAAAGAGTAAGCTTCGTGCCCGTGAGAAACGCCGTCAGGCTCGAGAAGAGCCAGAGCCTCTGATGGATGCTCAAGCCACTGCAAGAGTGGGAATAgaattttcctcctcttcctctgctcaTTTCAGTAGTGCCATCCAGAGCTCAACTGCTCCCAAGACAACCAGCAATCCCCACGGGCCTCCGAGAGCCACATCCACCACTACTACTGCTGCAGCTGTTTCATATTTAAGATCTAATGAAAGCATCAACAACCAAACGGAGGAAAGGCCAAGATCCTCACAGGCCCTGGCTGCCAATGAGCACATGACCAGAAGCCCTGTAGATGAGAAGGTGTTTATTTTGGTGCATTACCTTCTGTACAAGTATCAAATGAAAGAGCTTATTATAAAGGCAGCTATGCTGAGGGATATAGTCCAAATTCCCAGGAGATACTTCAGTGAGATCCTACGGAAAGTTTCAGATCACCTGGAGATGGTCTTTGGACTTGACTTGAAGGAAGTGGATCCAGAGAGGCACATCTATTTCCTCATCAACAAACTGGTACCAACCTATGATGCAAAGTTGAGTGATGACAGACGCGTGCCCCGGACGGGCCTGCTGATGACTATCCTGGGTGTGATCTTCACAAATGGTAATTGTGCCACTGAGGAACAAATCTGGCAAGTATTGAATGTGATGGGGTTATATGAGGGGAGGAGGCACTTCATTTTTGGGGAGCCCAAGAAGATCATCACTCAAGATTTTGTGAGAGAAAATTACCTGCAGTATCAGCAAGTGCCCAACAGTGATCCTCCACGCTATCAGTTTCTATGGGGTCCACGAGCTCATGTAGAAACCACCAAGATGAAAGTCCTAGAGTTTTTAGCGAAGATCCACGATACTGTCCCCAGTGCCTTCCCAACCTGGTATGAAGAGGCTTTGAAAGATGAGGAAGAGCGAGCTCAAGCCAGACTTGCAGCAAGGGCTCGCATTAAGGCTGTGGCCAATGCACGTTCCCAGGCCATACTTAGCAGATTCTCCCACCCCTAGTAGAACTCAAGGCATTCTTTGCCTTGTGGTTGAAAGGAAAAGTCCACATTCTAAGCTGTAGAAGGTCAGGGTGGGATTGGAGGCAACACAGTGTATaacatgtttgttttcttgttctgtAATAAGTTCCTGGAtagttttttcaaaatattgttcCTATTATCAGAAGGTTTGAGTAACTTTAGAAACTAAGTTTATGAATGACATTACTTAAACATTGCTGTGAATGTAAGAGtaagagttttattattttgtgaaacAAATTAGAAACATTCCATTTTACTTGTTTGAAACAAGATATTATGACAgtaaatttggttttttttttttttttttggaaatgtgaAAGGACACAGAATTGTAATAGTTGGAATCAAaagtggagaaaaaataaaagactgtaaATTGTTGGTTTCAGTTACCACTtttagtctttttgttttgttttgttttgttttttgtaaaaccCATTTGTATATACATACCTGGATATATTTAGTTTATTCAAGAATGTAGGAGAAATTAAATCATAATAAATTAGACCTCTTTCTCAGgggtttattttttcccccaaataataaCTGAGCATCTACTCTGGATGGCTTGTGTTAGTACTTGCAATGCTAAGGTAAACAAGAATCATCTATACCCATAGAAATGAAAAGCCTTGGAGTAGCTAACATGAAAGAAAGACGGTGAATGGCTTAGTTCAGATTGCTATCACAAATtatagattgggtggcttaaagatcaaacatttatttcccaTAGTTCTGGTagttggaagtctgagatcaagttTCCAGGTCAGGTTCTCGGTAAAGGCTCTCTCAATGCTTAACAATCTTCtccttgtatcctcacatggtagagaaAGCTGTGGTCTCTTCATCCCCTTATAAAAGCACTAATTCAATTCATGAAGGTtccaccctcataacctaattacctccccaaggccccaccttcaaataccatcacattggggatttagggttcaacatgtgaattttggggggggCACAGTAATTCCATCCATAGCAGTAAGACAATCTAACCAAAAGGAGAAGTCAAAAGAAGGTGTGAGGACTTTGGGGTTTCAGATGAGCAGCTGCGTGTAAATGCCCTCTGGCAAAAGGTTGGGGTTGGGAAACTGCAAGTCCTTCAATgtgacataattttaaattaagctGAGTTGTGGGTCAGATGAACCTCTGGGAGTGGTGGGCAGAGGCCAACACCTCAGATGCTGTGTCTCAGACTTGAGAAGGCTGGAATGGAAAATTGCTTTTAGTAGTCACCTTTAGGTCACAAATAAACCAGAGAGAAATCTCCACCTAGTGCACAATTGGAAGACGTCCTGTATGCTTACCTCAGTGTGGGTGAACGCAGTGCACAAAAAGATGATTTAACAAGGTGCACGAAAATGTGATTTATACCTATTACCACAAGGGAGTATCTCAGGAATAATGGTGATACTCATATAAGAAGCTCAGAAGCCACTGTGCTGGCAATCTGCAGTGATTTGGGAGAGAGACAGCCCATCCATTAAATGGGCATTTCAACTAGGTTATCTTGTATATACTTTGGCAAACTATAAACTAAAACTAGATTTTTTGGGGGTGAAATAATTGCAAATACATGTGGTTTGGAGCGAAGGACAGTTGGAAGGGAGGGACTGAGGTAGACCTTGACACAATTTCTAAGAGCTCTGAGTTGCATCAAACTGGATAAGACGCCTCCATATCAACAATAAATAACATGTCCTCAAAAAAGTTGTATAGCGCATAACTTAGTTTAAGCAACATTTTGGCTGATTTGTTGTGTTGTATGCTAGTGGGCTGCAAATTATCTGACAATTCCTggataaaacaaagcaaagcaaacaaaaagaggGAAAATTGGTAGATTTGGGGgtcaatataaatataataataactgTAATTTATTAAAACCCAATATAAGGTAATGCGCCAGATGCCTTGCATAAGGTAGATACATTCCAACAttcctactttttttgttttgttttgttttgttttgagatagagtctcactctgtcacccaggctggagtgcagtggcatgatttcggctcactgcaagctctgcctcctgggttcacgccattctcctgcctcggcctcccgagtagctggggctacaggtgcctgccaccacacccggctaatttttttcttttttctttttctttttcttttttgtatttttagtagagacggggtttcaccgtgttagccaggatggtctcgatctcctgacctcgtggtccgcccgcctcagcctcccaaagtgctaggattacaggtgtgagccaccgcgcccggcccaacattCCTACTTTACAGTAGGGTATACTGAGATGCCAAATACGTGAGCCAGGGAGCAAGAGGACTGTTTATCAAACCAGCTTCACAGATGAAGAGGCTCATAGAACTCTGCACTTTTCCTGAGTTTCCCTGACTTGTAAGTGATAATACTGGGACTACACCCCTATTCTGAATCAGTCTAGAATCCACATTGTTCCCTCTCCTCCTTGACTAAGCTGACTTGTGTCTCTTAATTCGTTTctcttctcactactgcactGTGTCTCTGGGCAATGAAAACAAGGAACCTGGGGTCAATGTACTAAATCCAGATGTAATAAATAATGGAGAAAACGAGAATTGAATACCTTTTGGGGACTGCCTGTGGGCCTCATTTCATAGGGCCCATCCACCCCTAGCTCTAGAGTTCTTTGGGAGCTGATTTTGCCCAGGTGCTGGCACATGGGACCAGATCCAGCACTTCCCaaattacactgttctttcctTGAGTCAGCCCCTGTGAGTCCTTGTGCCCAAATCTGGATCCTTACCTGCTGTCCAGctcttccctgcttccttccaTGAAGGCTGCACCCTGCTCCCTATGGGAAAGAAAACCCAGAAtaaccttccttcctttctcctgacTTAGAGCATTCCAACTCCCTGCAGATGTCCTCTGTTTGCCACATCACTCAGCTTGCAACTTCTCTGATAACAACAGCTCCTTCCATGTAATTGTTTACTTAGGCAGTGAACGTTATGTACCTGCTTATCTGTTCTGGGTGCTTCCACTCCAACCAAAATTTTTTCTGAATTTGCTTGTGAGCTGAGTCAGATTTGAAACAGAATCTGCTAGTTCTTGGCATACAACTCTGAAGCTAaagattttaaacagaaaattggATGAGAAAGACAGGAGAATTTAATCTGGTGACCTCTTTGAGACTAGTCACTGATGAATGAGCTTAACTAAGTGGCCAAAACCCAAAACCCCCCCATAGAAGTGGTAAATGAGGAAGGATCAAGGAAGTCACTGTCTAGCAACCATCTAAAAAGACTGGACTCTAACAAACCCTGTAGTCCTTCCAGGAAGTTGTGGTAGATGTCTCTCAATGCAGTAACAAATTATTGCAAATTTAGCATTTTacaacaacatacatttattatgtcACATCTCTGGGTGAGAAATCCCGGTTGGCTCTGCCGGTTTCTCTGCTCTGGGTTTCACAAGGCCCATACCAAACTCTCAGAGCCTGTACTCTTGTTGTAAGGTTCTGGGATGAACCCCCTTTAGaactcattcaggttgttggcatatttcaattttctgcacTTCTAAGACAAAGGCCCTATTTTCTGACTGCATTTGTCTGTAGCAACCATAATTTCTTGAGACCTTTCTCTAGTCTTTGCATTTATCTTGTGTCAGCAATTGCAGGTTGAATCCTTACTACACTTGCAATCTTTCTAACTTCCTCCTCTGCTGTATCTCTTTTCTACTTCTATCCGGAGAACATCCTCTGTGTGTAAGAGCCCATGTCATTAGATTGAGCCCACCTTGATAATTCAATATAATCTACCTAATTTAATAGTGGtttcccaaaggaatataaatcattctattataaagacacatgcacgtatatgttcattgcagcactattcacaaaaataaagacatggaatcaacctaaatgcccatcaatgatagattggataaagaaaatgtggtacatatacaccatggaatactatgcagccatgaaaaagaatgagataatatcctttgcagggacatgggtggagttggaggtcattatccttagccaagtaacacaggaacaaaaccaatgccacatgttctcacaagtgggagctaaatgataagaacacatggacacataaagaAGAataatacacactggggcctttggagagtggaggctgggaggagggagaggatcaggaaaagtaattaatgggtactagacttaatacctgtgtgatgaaataatctgtacaacaaacccccttgacacaagtttacctatgtaacaaatctgcacttatatccctgaacttaaaataaaagttaaaaaataaaataaaaagtggtttCATAATCTTAATAGATCTGCAAAATGCCTTTGGCCACGTAGCATGACATACACATGGTTTTCAGGGATAAGTGCATGTATATACTTTTGTAGCAATTATTCAGTCTGCCAACACTGTAGAAAATGTTTCCCTAGCCTTCTAGAGTTtatgagaaatgtaaaaataatctcCACGTTTCAGCTAACTCTTGTCTGCATCCACCCCAAGGGAAAATCTTGGTTTTCATTGTGTGTAAAGACACCTGTGTAAGTGTTCAGGCATATTCATCAAGTGATTGATAGAAGACACTCAGAAATTATGATTTTGATCAGGtagtgaaaggaagaaagaaatgctcGGTATACTGCGACTATTGTAAGTGGAGAATGGTGTTATTGAATACTATTGAATAAAGAAGGGTAAACCATAGTTGCCGGCAATTCTTAAAGAGTCCATTAGAAAGTTAGCATAATtgtggcggggcacggtggctcacgcctttaatcccagcactttgggaagacgaggcaggcggatcacctgaggtcaggagttcgagaccagcctggccaacatggagaaaccctgcctctactaaaaatacataaattaactgggtgtgatgctgtgtgcctgtaatcccagctacttgggaggatgagggaagagaatcgctcgaatctgggaagcagaggttgtagtgagccgagatcaggccactgcactccagcctgggcaacagagcaagactctgtctcaaaaaaatagaaaagaaaagaaaaaagaaagttaacgTAATAGTGTAATAGATGAAAACATCTATTACATAGTAGGCAGTAGAAAAACTTAGCCAGTTGCAGGGCAATTTTGACCTTCTCAGAAACTTCTCCATGAATGAAGAAGACTTTTATACAAATTGTGAAAATTACACCTCGCTGATCACCCCCTGTGTAACTGTTTATGGAAAGTTTATGGAAAGTTTGCAAGTGCTGTCCTTCCTGGGAGGGGAAGACTACATTCCAAGTTCACTTATAATTAAGAAGAGTTATTTGACTACCCTTGCAACTGACGTATAAAAAGAAACAGTGCTGCTACATTGTAGTGCATTGGCGAAAGGACAATAAAAACAGCCTGCATCCCGGGGTTGCCTAACAGTGGAGCCCCCCTGTTAACCCACATCAGATTTTAAGTGCATGAGACAAAAACTTTTGTTGTGCTACGCCTTTCAGATTTTAGGCTTCTTCCATTAAATCCTTTTGCAGTTACGGTATATGAACAATACACAGATACTATTTCTATTTTGTCttattgaaacattttaattacaaaaatagtaGTGCATACATTCATGATGCAAAAAAATCTGACAATATGGACAAATCACAACCCCTTTCCTTACTTCATTCCTCCAAAATTCAACCCTCCTCAGAAATAACCACAATTAAAGTTCTtgtgcatattattttaaaatatattttgggctTTTCCTTAAATAGATATACCAGAAAAATACattgtatgtttttaatataCCTGGACAATGAGGTACATATTCTTTTGCCTCTTGCACTTGTCacttaatgaaataaatgctGAGTCATTCTGTGAGAGCACCTATAGATATGTCTCATTCTTTTAACTACTTCCTagaattctaaaatatgtatgtgtcataattgatttaaaaattctcCTCCTGATGGACATGTAAGTTGTCTTCCATTTTTTGCTATGACTAATATCATTGATATCAACATCACTGAACATAAATTATTGGGCAAATGTGGGTGTTTTCTTGTAGGAAAGACATGGAAAACTGAGAATTGAATTAAAGTGGAAATAGTGTGATGATTGTAAGCTTTTACGAATATTGCTGAAATTCCATTCTGATAATGCTAtaccaatttatattctcacGTATTAATGTATGTGAATATCTTATACTCTCATAGGAATTTTACTTGatcaattttaaatgtattcattctcTTGGGTGAAAATACGTTCTCACTGTTATTTTGTATTTCCGTGTTTTCTAATTATGGTAATCCAAAATTAATTCAACCCCCTATCTTTACAAAGCAGGGTTTCTGCAGTGATGTCTTCTGTACCAGGATACCTCTGGGCAtgctttaaaattctgaaatgtcAATGAAAATTTCCTTTTACTTTGAGAAGCACGGTTTTGGTCAGAATGACTAAGTCCCAGGAAATTGTCCAGAGAGAGCACTTTCAGTAAGTGAGAAACATCAGGAGGGAGACAATAATTTCCAGAGTCCATGAGAGAGACCACATGCTAAACCAAGTTCAGGGAGCCTAGGGCAGACTGACAGTCAAGGATCTGTATGCAGAGTTCAGCATTT
This portion of the Macaca thibetana thibetana isolate TM-01 chromosome X, ASM2454274v1, whole genome shotgun sequence genome encodes:
- the LOC126946883 gene encoding melanoma-associated antigen B10-like — translated: MPRGQKSKLRAREKRRQAREEPEPLMDAQATARVGIEFSSSSSAHFSSAIQSSTAPKTTSNPHGPPRATSTTTTAAAVSYLRSNESINNQTEERPRSSQALAANEHMTRSPVDEKVFILVHYLLYKYQMKELIIKAAMLRDIVQIPRRYFSEILRKVSDHLEMVFGLDLKEVDPERHIYFLINKLVPTYDAKLSDDRRVPRTGLLMTILGVIFTNGNCATEEQIWQVLNVMGLYEGRRHFIFGEPKKIITQDFVRENYLQYQQVPNSDPPRYQFLWGPRAHVETTKMKVLEFLAKIHDTVPSAFPTWYEEALKDEEERAQARLAARARIKAVANARSQAILSRFSHP